In a genomic window of Theropithecus gelada isolate Dixy chromosome 15, Tgel_1.0, whole genome shotgun sequence:
- the CFAP157 gene encoding cilia- and flagella-associated protein 157 isoform X2 has protein sequence MAPKKSVSKAGKELEVKKKKGSKKEPVVAVEPPLAKETKEFYHIQIRDLEDRLARYQRKWDELAVQEKLFRQEFEQLANNKKEIVAFLKRTLNQQVDEITDLNEQLQNLQLAKEMEKDAFEAQLAQVRHEFQETKDQLTTENIILGGKLAALEEFRLQKEEVTSKFTLLEEQVRKQENEFRDYAYNLEKKSVLDKDRLRKEIIQRVNLVASEFHKVTTNRMWETTKRAIKENNGITLQMARVSQQGMKLLQENEQLKGSQGNLCKQLELLENTQKVMARHKRGHQKIILMLTKKCQEQQQDTKEAEQLRLLLSQLEQRSLQLQGDNQALKSQKDQMSLQLGQQQGDLQRLQQELANEQKVRASLEAALVQATSFLQNILQMHPDEEDSDFDVTFQLWHKEMLQQLLVMLSSTVVPRPQKAGCPHPESQSHGPPKESRPSIQLPRTGSLLPQLSDITHYQPGDLGLVPRQAHIPPNPQDLRLLSYITRVGTFRAHSSPEIRAPASLKRLKTFSLPEVPLRSK, from the exons ATGGCTCCCAAAAAGAGTGTGAGCAAGGCAGGCAAGGAGCTTGAAGTCAAGAAGAAGAAAGGCAGCAAGAAGGAGCCGGTGGTGGCCGTGGAGCCGCCTCTGGCCAAGGAGACGAAGGAGTTCTACCACATCCAGATCCGAGACCTGGAGGACCGGCTGGCCCG GTACCAGCGGAAGTGGGATGAGCTGGCTGTGCAGGAGAAGCTGTTCCGCCAGGAGTTCGAGCAGCTGGCCAATAACAAGAAGGAGATTGTGGCCTTCCTCAAGCGCACGCTCAACCAGCAGGTGGACGAGATCACAGACCTCAACGAGCAGCTCCAGAACTTGCAGCTAGCCAAGGAGATGGAGAAGGATGCCTTCGAGGCGCAGCTAGCCCAGGTGCGCCACGAGTTCCAGGAGACCAAGGACCAGCTCACCACGGAGAACATCATCCTTG GGGGGAAGCTGGCAGCCCTGGAGGAGTTCCGGCTGCAGAAAGAGGAGGTCACAAGCAAGTTTACGTTGCTGGAGGAGCAGGTGCGGAAGCAGGAGAATGAGTTCAGGGACTATGCGTACAACCTGGAGAAGAAGTCGGTGCTGGACAAGGACAG ACTGAGGAAAGAAATCATCCAACGCGTGAACCTCGTGGCCAGTGAGTTCCACAAGGTGACCACGAACCGGATGTGGGAGACAACGAAGCGGGCCATCAAAGAGAACAACGGCATTACCCTGCAGATGGCCAGGGTCTCCCAGCAAGGCATGAAGCTGCTGCAGGAGAATGAGCAGCTCAAGGGAAGCCAGGGCAATCTGTGCAAACAGCTGGAGCTGCTGGAGAACACCCAGAAGGTCATGGCCAGGCACAAAAGAGGCCACCAGAAG ATTATCCTCATGCTGACCAAGAAATgccaggagcagcagcaggacACCAAGGAGGCCGAGCAGCTGCGCCTCCTGCTGAGCCAGTTGGAGCAGAGATCCCTGCAGCTGCAGGGGGACAACCAGGCACTGAA GAGCCAGAAAGACCAGATGAGCTTGCAGCTGGGGCAGCAGCAGGGGGATCTGCAGCGGCTACAGCAGGAACTGGCTAATGAGCAGAAGGTTCGGGCCAGCCTGGAGGCGGCCCTGGTCCAGGCCACCTCCTTCCTCCAGAACATTCTGCAG ATGCACCCCGATGAAGAGGACAGCGACTTCGACGTGACATTCCAGCTATGGCACAAGGAGATGCTGCAGCAACTGCTGGTCATGCTCAGCTCCACTGTGGTCCCGAGACCCCAGAAGGCTGGCTGTCCCCACCCGGAGTCTCAGTCCCATGGCCCACCCAAGGAGAG CCGGCCCAGCATCCAGCTGCCCAGGACTGGGTCTCTGCTGCCGCAGCTCTCTGACATCACCCACTACCAGCCAGGGGATCTAGGCCTGGTACCTCGCCAGGCCCACATCCCACCCAACCCCCAGGACCTCAGGCTGCTGTCATATATCACCCGTGTGGGGACCTTCCGGGCACATAGCAGCCCTGAG
- the CFAP157 gene encoding cilia- and flagella-associated protein 157 isoform X1 has product MAPKKSVSKAGKELEVKKKKGSKKEPVVAVEPPLAKETKEFYHIQIRDLEDRLARYQRKWDELAVQEKLFRQEFEQLANNKKEIVAFLKRTLNQQVDEITDLNEQLQNLQLAKEMEKDAFEAQLAQVRHEFQETKDQLTTENIILGGKLAALEEFRLQKEEVTSKFTLLEEQVRKQENEFRDYAYNLEKKSVLDKDRLRKEIIQRVNLVASEFHKVTTNRMWETTKRAIKENNGITLQMARVSQQGMKLLQENEQLKGSQGNLCKQLELLENTQKVMARHKRGHQKIILMLTKKCQEQQQDTKEAEQLRLLLSQLEQRSLQLQGDNQALKSQKDQMSLQLGQQQGDLQRLQQELANEQKVRASLEAALVQATSFLQNILQTGRTSWKRGNEVGGSWRRVGIGATVGLLPPHPHQQMHPDEEDSDFDVTFQLWHKEMLQQLLVMLSSTVVPRPQKAGCPHPESQSHGPPKESRPSIQLPRTGSLLPQLSDITHYQPGDLGLVPRQAHIPPNPQDLRLLSYITRVGTFRAHSSPEIRAPASLKRLKTFSLPEVPLRSK; this is encoded by the exons ATGGCTCCCAAAAAGAGTGTGAGCAAGGCAGGCAAGGAGCTTGAAGTCAAGAAGAAGAAAGGCAGCAAGAAGGAGCCGGTGGTGGCCGTGGAGCCGCCTCTGGCCAAGGAGACGAAGGAGTTCTACCACATCCAGATCCGAGACCTGGAGGACCGGCTGGCCCG GTACCAGCGGAAGTGGGATGAGCTGGCTGTGCAGGAGAAGCTGTTCCGCCAGGAGTTCGAGCAGCTGGCCAATAACAAGAAGGAGATTGTGGCCTTCCTCAAGCGCACGCTCAACCAGCAGGTGGACGAGATCACAGACCTCAACGAGCAGCTCCAGAACTTGCAGCTAGCCAAGGAGATGGAGAAGGATGCCTTCGAGGCGCAGCTAGCCCAGGTGCGCCACGAGTTCCAGGAGACCAAGGACCAGCTCACCACGGAGAACATCATCCTTG GGGGGAAGCTGGCAGCCCTGGAGGAGTTCCGGCTGCAGAAAGAGGAGGTCACAAGCAAGTTTACGTTGCTGGAGGAGCAGGTGCGGAAGCAGGAGAATGAGTTCAGGGACTATGCGTACAACCTGGAGAAGAAGTCGGTGCTGGACAAGGACAG ACTGAGGAAAGAAATCATCCAACGCGTGAACCTCGTGGCCAGTGAGTTCCACAAGGTGACCACGAACCGGATGTGGGAGACAACGAAGCGGGCCATCAAAGAGAACAACGGCATTACCCTGCAGATGGCCAGGGTCTCCCAGCAAGGCATGAAGCTGCTGCAGGAGAATGAGCAGCTCAAGGGAAGCCAGGGCAATCTGTGCAAACAGCTGGAGCTGCTGGAGAACACCCAGAAGGTCATGGCCAGGCACAAAAGAGGCCACCAGAAG ATTATCCTCATGCTGACCAAGAAATgccaggagcagcagcaggacACCAAGGAGGCCGAGCAGCTGCGCCTCCTGCTGAGCCAGTTGGAGCAGAGATCCCTGCAGCTGCAGGGGGACAACCAGGCACTGAA GAGCCAGAAAGACCAGATGAGCTTGCAGCTGGGGCAGCAGCAGGGGGATCTGCAGCGGCTACAGCAGGAACTGGCTAATGAGCAGAAGGTTCGGGCCAGCCTGGAGGCGGCCCTGGTCCAGGCCACCTCCTTCCTCCAGAACATTCTGCAG acagggagaacTTCGTGGAAACGGGGCAATGAGGTtggaggttcctggaggaggGTGGGTATTGGGGCCACTGTGGGCCTGCTGCCACCCCACCCTCACCAACAGATGCACCCCGATGAAGAGGACAGCGACTTCGACGTGACATTCCAGCTATGGCACAAGGAGATGCTGCAGCAACTGCTGGTCATGCTCAGCTCCACTGTGGTCCCGAGACCCCAGAAGGCTGGCTGTCCCCACCCGGAGTCTCAGTCCCATGGCCCACCCAAGGAGAG CCGGCCCAGCATCCAGCTGCCCAGGACTGGGTCTCTGCTGCCGCAGCTCTCTGACATCACCCACTACCAGCCAGGGGATCTAGGCCTGGTACCTCGCCAGGCCCACATCCCACCCAACCCCCAGGACCTCAGGCTGCTGTCATATATCACCCGTGTGGGGACCTTCCGGGCACATAGCAGCCCTGAG